Below is a genomic region from Trueperaceae bacterium.
TCCCCTCGAGGCATCGCTCGAGTACCTGGAGGGTTGGCTCGCCCTATCGGAGGACGCACTAGACCTCCGTGCCCTGCTCCGCAACGAACTCGGTCTCGACCTCGACCGAGACCTGTTCGACTGGTTGGGCGAGGAGGTCCACGCGGCCGTACTCGGGGCGGTGGACACCGACCTCAGGACGCTACTCTACGGACCGGGACAGCTGTTCATGATCCCGGTAACGTCAGAAGCCGAGGCTTCCGCGGCCCTCGACCGGATCGAACGCGCGCTCGGGGAACGACTCCCTGACGAGGCTGCCCCGGAGTTCCCCGTAGCCCTACGCAAGGTGGAGTACCGGAACTTCGAATACGACCGCATCCAGGCCTCGGTCAACCTCGACCTCGGCGTCGGACTGATAGGTAACCACCTCGTGCTCGCCCACCCCTCCAGGAGCATAGAAGCGGTCATCGACACCTTCCTCGGAGATCCGGGGATGGTGTCGCGACCGCTGTACCGCGAGGCGGTGCGCTCCACGCCGGAGGACGCCCAGGCGGTCTGGGTACGGCAGAGCGCGGCCCAGATCGAGGGGTTCGCGGAGCTGCTCCGCCTGGCCGCGCAGCCATTGGCGTTCGGACTTCAGGTGGCTGCAGTAGGCCTGGAGGACGCGGGGGCAGAGGAGCCGGTTCCGCTTTGGCCGATATCCACAGCTGAGGTAGAGCCGCAGACTTTGCAGGTACGAGACCCGGCCGTGATGGTCACGGGTGCTCTGGATGAAGCAGCGGGTGACCCGTACATCGACGGTGAGCTTTCGGACCTCTACCGTCTGGAGGGCCTCGAGGCCGGCGACGAGGTCACGGCCGAACTCGCCAGCAACGAATTCGATACCGCCCTCAGTCTCATCGACCTCGCGGAGCAGGTCGTGCTCGAGTACAACGACGACATGCCGGACACGTCGCGTTCCGAGATCGTTTTCACCGTCCCGGAGGGATCCGAGTTGGCGCTGCAGGTGACGTCGTTCGGCGGAGTTTCGGCCGGCAACTACCAGCTCGCGGTCGAGGTCGAGCGGGTCAGCATCGCCAGGCCCGAAGCGGCCACTCCCCTGCCGACCTTCGCCGAGATCCTGACCGTCACCGAACTACCCGCCGAAGCACTCGATATCGTCGCAGAGCACGTCGGAACGACGGTGGGCTATACAGTCACCGGTGGGTCGGTGCTCTACAGCAGGAGCGAAACCAGCCTCGGCCACTGAAGCTTCCCCAAGGAACGCCGCCGGATCCAACGACTGGACCGGCGGCGATTCGTCGAGATCGGCCTTCGCTCAGGAGACCGTGGACTGCCCCACGTGCCGCTCGAGCCTCGCTTCGTAGGCATTCTTCGGCGCGGCGCCTACCATCGTTTCCACGGCTTCACCATCCTTGAACAGGATGACCGTGGGGATGGACATGACGCGGAACTTCATGGCCGTCTGCGGGTTCTCGTCGACGTTCAGCTTGCCGACCCGCATACGACCCTCGTACTGCTCTGCCAACTCTTCGACCACGGGGGCGACCATACGGCAAGGTCCGCACCAGGGGGCCCAGAAGTCCACCAGGGTGAGACCTTCGCGGGTCACGTCCTCGAAGTTCTCATCGGTAATAGTGACTGTGTTCTCAGACATGGCTCCTCCAGGGCCAGAGTAGTGCGGCGTCCGGCCTGCTCATGTCATACCGTGAACACGCTCCTCTGCAGGCCGAAGATGCTACTGCCGTCCCGGTCCAGTCCACCGGTGGATGCCGCCGGCATCGTCGCCACGCACGAACCGTGGCGGATGCAACCCTAATGCCCGGTACCCTCCCTTGACGGCTGCCCGAACGAGGGCCTGCGCTCCCGCTCTCTCGCCGTGCTGCTCCAGAGCCGCATAGACTTCATCTTCCAC
It encodes:
- a CDS encoding DUF3352 domain-containing protein, translating into MVIKPRSVRSLALAGCLALFAPAFAQLPLAELAPPDTAVAFAFGSGGAPFAELRRDLAQLEWQAAARTLKSLAASSAELEGLSDLLAGPGGAGALDTAFEGSCPALREPLSRLSDGRWLPPMEGLLAIEIDGVMPSLTAVVRLESPPASALEGLRSALAECASVVSSSESSVGTVDLYHLGAGGSLVATVTDDGLIVAATAPSLLLSVLDRAAGTSTGAELLGSFERFERNETYLGVAIRPPAFIRLLELFAGPSETDQALAARARDALLTVRSIAAQWSAADSRMVTEWAIEVDPNGPDRELAQLLLCDTCLASTPFLIPADALAASSSRLPLEASLEYLEGWLALSEDALDLRALLRNELGLDLDRDLFDWLGEEVHAAVLGAVDTDLRTLLYGPGQLFMIPVTSEAEASAALDRIERALGERLPDEAAPEFPVALRKVEYRNFEYDRIQASVNLDLGVGLIGNHLVLAHPSRSIEAVIDTFLGDPGMVSRPLYREAVRSTPEDAQAVWVRQSAAQIEGFAELLRLAAQPLAFGLQVAAVGLEDAGAEEPVPLWPISTAEVEPQTLQVRDPAVMVTGALDEAAGDPYIDGELSDLYRLEGLEAGDEVTAELASNEFDTALSLIDLAEQVVLEYNDDMPDTSRSEIVFTVPEGSELALQVTSFGGVSAGNYQLAVEVERVSIARPEAATPLPTFAEILTVTELPAEALDIVAEHVGTTVGYTVTGGSVLYSRSETSLGH
- the trxA gene encoding thioredoxin, whose translation is MSENTVTITDENFEDVTREGLTLVDFWAPWCGPCRMVAPVVEELAEQYEGRMRVGKLNVDENPQTAMKFRVMSIPTVILFKDGEAVETMVGAAPKNAYEARLERHVGQSTVS